A window of Gloeocapsopsis sp. IPPAS B-1203 contains these coding sequences:
- the psaK gene encoding photosystem I reaction center subunit PsaK → MTDLILLAAVQPTVPDTLRWSWTGTAIIIIASVLILFIAGRTIRYPQVGPKMPLPFPSLFNNPSVGTVLGSVSLGHIVGFGIILGLNNIGVLK, encoded by the coding sequence TTGACTGACTTAATTTTACTAGCAGCAGTGCAACCAACAGTTCCTGACACTCTAAGGTGGAGTTGGACAGGAACGGCAATTATTATTATTGCCTCTGTGTTGATTTTATTCATTGCTGGTCGGACAATTCGCTATCCTCAAGTTGGTCCTAAGATGCCACTACCGTTCCCATCGCTATTTAACAATCCTAGTGTAGGTACAGTCCTCGGTTCTGTGAGCTTAGGTCATATTGTTGGCTTCGGTATTATCCTAGGACTCAATAACATTGGCGTTCTTAAGTAG
- a CDS encoding sucrase ferredoxin, whose amino-acid sequence MENFLCAEHSRQSGVDIIGSASEHHIYVAIECPPPWASYDLESSGIPDNLRELADEIDEEYDRFQTRFLLIYNERLKQDNLTILIFRKQSGLSTGYVKQEFHLADMQDVAPLVKQYVMGEATDALPIDNPTKDILICTHGSRDRCCSRFGNPIYHQALKIVEERSLDRIRVWQASHIGGHRMAPTAVTFPDARYYGYLTPESLRSILTQTGRLDWIAQQYRGCGRLPWAAQILERELIVTYRWQWFDYRIEGRVLEHNEDESFNQVEIVADTPEGDRHRYTATILLDKSKTVYLKGSCNSEKASLVEQYRVEALTDCCVPM is encoded by the coding sequence ATGGAAAATTTTTTGTGCGCTGAGCACTCGCGCCAATCTGGAGTAGATATTATCGGTTCTGCCTCCGAGCATCACATTTATGTAGCGATTGAATGTCCTCCTCCCTGGGCATCCTACGATTTAGAATCTAGCGGAATTCCAGATAACTTACGCGAACTCGCTGACGAAATTGACGAAGAGTACGATCGCTTCCAAACTCGGTTTTTGCTCATCTACAATGAACGCCTAAAGCAAGACAATCTCACTATTTTGATCTTTCGCAAACAATCGGGACTGTCAACAGGATATGTCAAACAAGAATTTCATCTTGCGGATATGCAAGATGTTGCCCCTCTAGTTAAGCAGTATGTGATGGGTGAAGCAACGGATGCACTTCCGATTGACAACCCTACAAAAGATATCTTGATTTGTACTCACGGTAGCCGCGATCGCTGCTGTTCTCGCTTTGGCAACCCAATCTATCACCAAGCATTGAAGATTGTGGAGGAGCGATCGCTAGATCGCATTCGCGTCTGGCAAGCCAGTCATATTGGCGGACACCGGATGGCTCCCACAGCAGTCACTTTTCCTGATGCTCGTTACTATGGCTACCTGACGCCAGAATCACTGCGGTCAATTCTGACGCAAACGGGGAGACTTGACTGGATTGCTCAACAATATCGAGGCTGTGGTAGGCTGCCTTGGGCGGCTCAAATTCTAGAACGAGAACTAATCGTTACTTACAGATGGCAATGGTTTGACTATCGAATAGAAGGTCGCGTGTTAGAGCACAACGAAGATGAAAGCTTTAACCAGGTTGAGATAGTGGCAGATACTCCAGAAGGCGATCGCCATCGCTACACAGCAACTATTTTATTAGATAAATCAAAAACAGTATACCTAAAGGGTTCCTGCAATAGTGAAAAAGCTTCATTGGTGGAGCAATATCGAGTTGAGGCACTGACAGATTGTTGTGTACCTATGTAG
- a CDS encoding site-2 protease family protein — MQTSWRIGSLFGIPLLLDPLWFVILAVATLNFGLSYQQWGATLGWSAGIITALLLFGSVLLHELGHSLAARSQGINVKSITLFLFGGIAAIEEESKTPGQAFQVAIAGPTVSVILFVLLSAIAYLLPTGSLSSTLIGDLAKINLVLAIFNLIPGLPLDGGQVLKAAVWKVTGNRFQAVRTAASAGQILGWSAIALGFAIDFMTGELVSGLWIVLLGWFGIRNATAYKNITSLQEALLTLQVSDAMNKDFRVVDADSTLRQFADLFLLAPKATQVYFAASDGRYRGIVSVDDLRLIERSQWETQTLHSIARPLTEIPTVTEATSIADTINQLENQQLQQITVLSPAGAVAGLVDKGDIVRTLAEKLKLRIVDAEIKRVKEEGTYPPGLPLSAIAKAASK; from the coding sequence ATGCAAACAAGTTGGCGAATAGGATCTTTATTTGGCATTCCGCTGTTATTAGACCCTTTGTGGTTCGTAATTTTGGCAGTAGCAACGCTTAACTTTGGTTTATCTTACCAACAGTGGGGAGCAACATTAGGCTGGAGTGCGGGAATTATTACTGCGTTGTTGTTATTTGGTTCAGTTCTATTACACGAACTCGGTCATAGTTTAGCAGCGCGATCGCAAGGCATTAATGTCAAATCGATTACATTATTTCTCTTTGGTGGTATTGCCGCAATTGAGGAAGAATCAAAAACACCAGGACAAGCATTTCAAGTTGCGATCGCAGGTCCTACGGTGAGTGTTATTTTATTTGTGCTACTGAGTGCGATCGCCTATCTCTTACCAACAGGTAGCTTGTCGAGTACACTGATCGGCGACTTGGCGAAAATTAACTTAGTGTTGGCTATCTTTAATTTAATTCCAGGCTTACCTTTAGATGGGGGACAAGTCTTAAAAGCCGCTGTATGGAAAGTGACTGGCAATCGCTTTCAAGCAGTACGCACTGCTGCTAGCGCTGGACAAATCTTAGGTTGGAGTGCGATCGCATTAGGTTTTGCGATTGATTTCATGACTGGTGAGTTGGTTTCTGGGTTGTGGATTGTGCTGCTGGGGTGGTTTGGTATCCGTAATGCGACAGCTTATAAAAATATCACTTCATTACAAGAAGCGTTACTCACATTACAAGTAAGTGACGCCATGAATAAGGATTTTCGAGTTGTCGATGCAGACTCAACACTACGTCAGTTTGCAGACTTGTTTCTTCTCGCACCTAAAGCAACGCAAGTCTATTTTGCAGCTTCAGATGGACGCTATCGCGGAATAGTGTCAGTAGACGATCTGCGCCTGATTGAACGCAGTCAGTGGGAAACTCAAACTCTACATAGCATTGCGCGTCCTCTCACAGAAATTCCTACTGTGACAGAAGCAACTTCAATTGCAGACACAATCAATCAACTTGAAAATCAACAGCTACAACAAATTACCGTACTTTCTCCTGCTGGGGCGGTTGCGGGTTTAGTGGATAAAGGTGATATCGTGCGGACACTAGCAGAAAAGTTAAAGTTACGCATTGTAGATGCAGAAATCAAGCGCGTTAAAGAGGAAGGTACTTATCCTCCAGGATTACCACTTAGTGCGATCGCTAAAGCAGCCAGTAAATAA
- a CDS encoding YegS/Rv2252/BmrU family lipid kinase gives MSRSAYLIFKPASDQRDEQELLEIRAMLEPEFNLNVYFTTPEVSANQLAHQAVENGAEVIIASGGDGTVSAAAEALINTDIPFGVIPRGTANAFAAYLGIPSTLKAACQVILAGNTRLVDTALCNNRPMVLLAGIGFEAKTIEQADSEAKNRFGALAYILAGVKQFWQGMKPFETRVETESQTVAIQQVTAVTVANSAPPTSVLAHGTTGVYADDGLLDITITSPQSRLEGAIALYHLLKSGFNDSAVELDNVNHLRARHIKINTAPPQPVVLDGNLMGTTPIEIECIPNSLNIFVPSVATISKD, from the coding sequence AGCCGGAGTTTAACTTAAATGTTTATTTTACAACTCCCGAAGTCAGTGCTAATCAGTTAGCACATCAAGCTGTCGAAAATGGTGCTGAGGTCATTATTGCCTCTGGAGGTGACGGCACAGTTTCAGCAGCAGCGGAAGCTTTAATTAATACAGACATTCCTTTTGGCGTTATTCCGCGAGGAACTGCTAATGCTTTTGCAGCTTATCTTGGTATTCCCAGCACTCTCAAAGCTGCGTGTCAAGTCATCTTAGCAGGTAACACTCGTTTAGTAGATACGGCTTTGTGCAATAACAGACCAATGGTACTACTTGCTGGAATTGGTTTTGAAGCGAAAACTATTGAACAAGCTGACTCAGAAGCAAAAAATCGTTTCGGGGCTTTAGCTTATATCTTGGCTGGAGTCAAACAATTTTGGCAAGGTATGAAACCTTTTGAAACTAGAGTTGAAACTGAATCACAAACAGTCGCAATCCAACAAGTAACAGCGGTAACAGTTGCAAACTCAGCGCCACCAACTTCTGTACTAGCGCATGGTACTACAGGAGTTTATGCTGATGATGGTCTTTTAGATATTACAATAACGTCTCCGCAATCTCGCCTTGAAGGAGCGATCGCACTTTACCATCTCCTCAAATCAGGCTTTAACGATAGTGCTGTAGAACTTGATAATGTCAATCATCTCCGCGCCAGACACATCAAGATTAATACAGCACCTCCGCAGCCGGTCGTGTTGGATGGTAATTTAATGGGAACGACGCCTATAGAAATTGAGTGTATTCCTAATAGCTTGAATATATTTGTGCCAAGTGTAGCAACGATAAGCAAAGATTGA